From a single Tursiops truncatus isolate mTurTru1 chromosome 20, mTurTru1.mat.Y, whole genome shotgun sequence genomic region:
- the KCNAB3 gene encoding voltage-gated potassium channel subunit beta-3 isoform X4, which translates to MQMRGRCLHVDKLGPQPTRLGVYRVPLRFGLRWHLSSAPPPPSLSSYPPRIALDLYPRPFPPLLPVPVPPNPNRSTRGAPPRFSSPPQTPRPPAARPREPDPAWLLPPQPPQPSRSSRARATTPPGVSPRAYRFPPPPAPSEPPPSPWPAGMQVSIACTEQNLRSRSSEDRLCGPRPGPGGGNGGPVGGGHGNPTGGGGSGPKARAAVVPRPPASAGVLRESTGRGTGMKYRNLGKSGLRVSCLGLGTWVTFGSQISDETAEDVLTVAYEHGVNLFDTTEVYAAGKAERTLGNILKSKGWRRSSYVITTKIFGGGQAETERGLSRKHIIEGLRGSLERLQLGYVDIIFANRSDPNSPMEEIVRAMTYVINQGLALYWGTSRWGAAEIMEAYSMARQFNLIPPVCEQAEHHLFQREKVEMQLPELYHKIGVGSVTWSPLACGLITSKYDGRVPDTCRVNIKGYQWHKDKVQSEDGKKQQAKVMDLLPIAHQLGCTVAQLAIAWCLRSEGVSSVLLGVSSAEQLIEHLGALQVLSQLTPQTVMEIEGLLGHKPHLKK; encoded by the exons ATGCAGATGAGGGGGCGGTGTCTGCATGTTGATAAGCTGGGCCCGCAGCCGACGCGGCTGGGAGTCTATCGGGTCCCGCTGCGGTTCGGGCTGAGGTGGCATCTCtcttccgcccccccccccccgtccctaAGTTCCTACCCTCCGAGAATAGCCCTCGACCTTTACCCTCGTccatttccccctctcctccctgtgcCAGTACCCCCGAATCCTAATCGCTCCACTCGTGGCGCCCCCCCGCGTTTCTCCTCTCCGCCGCAAACCCCGCGACCTCCAGCAGCCCGCCCCCGCGAGCCGGATCCTGCCTGGCTGCTCCCGCCGCAACCTCCTCAGCCTTCCCGCTCTTCTAGGGCTCGCGCCACTACACCCCCGGGTGTCTCCCCTCGGGCTTACCGgttccctcctcctcccgcccCCTCGGAGCCCCCTCCCTCGCCTTGGCCAGCCGGCATGCAGGTGTCTATCGCATGTACCGAGCAGAACCTTCGCAGCCGGAGCAGTGAGGACCGTCTGTGTGGACCCCGGCCGGGCCCCGGGGGCGGTAATGGCGGGCCGGTCGGCGGGGGGCATGGGAATCCTACGGGGGGAGGAGGGTCGGGCCCCAAGGCCCGGGCCGCAGTGGTCCCCCGACCCCCAGCGTCCGCTGGGGTCCTCCGAGAGAGCACCGGCCGAGGCACTGGCATGAAATACAG GAACCTAGGAAAGTCTGGTCTTCGGGTATCCTGCCTTGGCCTAG GTACCTGGGTCACATTTGGTTCTCAGATCTCAGACGAG ACAGCAGAGGATGTGCTGACAGTAGCCTATGAGCATGGCGTAAACCTGTTTGACACCACCGAAGTGTATGCAGCGGGAAA GGCTGAAAGAACCCTAGGCAACATCCTCAAGAGCAAAGGTTGGAG gaGATCAAGCTATGTCATCACCACCAAGATTTTTGGGGGAGGACA GGCAGAAACTGAGCGAGGCTTGAGCCGCAAACACATCATTGAGG GCTTGCGAGGATCCCTGGAACGCCTCCAGCTGGGATATGTGGACATCATCTTCGCCAATCGCTCAGACCCCAACAGTCCCATGGAGG AGATTGTGCGAGCCATGACCTATGTCATCAACCAGGGCCTGGCCCTATACTGGGGGACATCCCGATGGGGGGCTGCAGAAATCATG GAGGCCTACTCCATGGCCAGACAGTtcaacctgattcctccagtgtGTGAACAAGCTGAGCACCATCTGTTTCAGAGAGAGAAGGTGGAGATGCAGCTGCCAGAGCTCTACCACAAGATTG GTGTTGGCTCAGTCACCTGGTCCCCTCTTGCCTGTGGCCTCATCACTAGCAAGTATGATGGGCGAGTCCCAGATACCTGCAGGGTCAACATCAAG GGCTACCAGTGGCACAAAGACAAAGTGCAGAGTGAGGATGGCAAGAAGCAACAAGCCAAAGTCATGGACCTTCTCCCCATCGCTCACCAGCTGGGCTGCACCGTGGCGCAGCTTGCTATTG CGTGGTGTCTCCGCAGTGAGGGTGTCAGCTCGGTCTTGCTGGGGGTGTCCAGTGCAGAGCAGCTGATTGAACACCTGGGCGCCCTGCAG GTGCTGAGTCAGCTGACCCCGCAGACGGTGATGGAGATAGAAGGGCTCCTGGGCCACAAACCTCATCTCAAGAAATAG
- the KCNAB3 gene encoding voltage-gated potassium channel subunit beta-3 isoform X2 produces the protein MQMRGRCLHVDKLGPQPTRLGVYRVPLRFGLRWHLSSAPPPPSLSSYPPRIALDLYPRPFPPLLPVPVPPNPNRSTRGAPPRFSSPPQTPRPPAARPREPDPAWLLPPQPPQPSRSSRARATTPPGVSPRAYRFPPPPAPSEPPPSPWPAGMQVSIACTEQNLRSRSSEDRLCGPRPGPGGGNGGPVGGGHGNPTGGGGSGPKARAAVVPRPPASAGVLRESTGRGTGMKYRNLGKSGLRVSCLGLGTWVTFGSQISDETAEDVLTVAYEHGVNLFDTTEVYAAGKAERTLGNILKSKGWRRSSYVITTKIFGGGQAETERGLSRKHIIEGLRGSLERLQLGYVDIIFANRSDPNSPMEEIVRAMTYVINQGLALYWGTSRWGAAEIMVSVPPTSPSYNLFPLFTWPLQTPLYWRGGSGRKWKECSDPHLFPTPTQEAYSMARQFNLIPPVCEQAEHHLFQREKVEMQLPELYHKIGVGSVTWSPLACGLITSKYDGRVPDTCRVNIKGYQWHKDKVQSEDGKKQQAKVMDLLPIAHQLGCTVAQLAIAWCLRSEGVSSVLLGVSSAEQLIEHLGALQVLSQLTPQTVMEIEGLLGHKPHLKK, from the exons ATGCAGATGAGGGGGCGGTGTCTGCATGTTGATAAGCTGGGCCCGCAGCCGACGCGGCTGGGAGTCTATCGGGTCCCGCTGCGGTTCGGGCTGAGGTGGCATCTCtcttccgcccccccccccccgtccctaAGTTCCTACCCTCCGAGAATAGCCCTCGACCTTTACCCTCGTccatttccccctctcctccctgtgcCAGTACCCCCGAATCCTAATCGCTCCACTCGTGGCGCCCCCCCGCGTTTCTCCTCTCCGCCGCAAACCCCGCGACCTCCAGCAGCCCGCCCCCGCGAGCCGGATCCTGCCTGGCTGCTCCCGCCGCAACCTCCTCAGCCTTCCCGCTCTTCTAGGGCTCGCGCCACTACACCCCCGGGTGTCTCCCCTCGGGCTTACCGgttccctcctcctcccgcccCCTCGGAGCCCCCTCCCTCGCCTTGGCCAGCCGGCATGCAGGTGTCTATCGCATGTACCGAGCAGAACCTTCGCAGCCGGAGCAGTGAGGACCGTCTGTGTGGACCCCGGCCGGGCCCCGGGGGCGGTAATGGCGGGCCGGTCGGCGGGGGGCATGGGAATCCTACGGGGGGAGGAGGGTCGGGCCCCAAGGCCCGGGCCGCAGTGGTCCCCCGACCCCCAGCGTCCGCTGGGGTCCTCCGAGAGAGCACCGGCCGAGGCACTGGCATGAAATACAG GAACCTAGGAAAGTCTGGTCTTCGGGTATCCTGCCTTGGCCTAG GTACCTGGGTCACATTTGGTTCTCAGATCTCAGACGAG ACAGCAGAGGATGTGCTGACAGTAGCCTATGAGCATGGCGTAAACCTGTTTGACACCACCGAAGTGTATGCAGCGGGAAA GGCTGAAAGAACCCTAGGCAACATCCTCAAGAGCAAAGGTTGGAG gaGATCAAGCTATGTCATCACCACCAAGATTTTTGGGGGAGGACA GGCAGAAACTGAGCGAGGCTTGAGCCGCAAACACATCATTGAGG GCTTGCGAGGATCCCTGGAACGCCTCCAGCTGGGATATGTGGACATCATCTTCGCCAATCGCTCAGACCCCAACAGTCCCATGGAGG AGATTGTGCGAGCCATGACCTATGTCATCAACCAGGGCCTGGCCCTATACTGGGGGACATCCCGATGGGGGGCTGCAGAAATCATGGTGAGTGTGCCACCCACCTCGCCGTCCTACAACTTGTTCCCACTTTTCACATGGCCACTCCAAACCCCACTCTACTGGAGGGGGGGGAgtggaagaaaatggaaggagTGCTCTGACCCCCATCTTTTCCCCACCCCAACTCAGGAGGCCTACTCCATGGCCAGACAGTtcaacctgattcctccagtgtGTGAACAAGCTGAGCACCATCTGTTTCAGAGAGAGAAGGTGGAGATGCAGCTGCCAGAGCTCTACCACAAGATTG GTGTTGGCTCAGTCACCTGGTCCCCTCTTGCCTGTGGCCTCATCACTAGCAAGTATGATGGGCGAGTCCCAGATACCTGCAGGGTCAACATCAAG GGCTACCAGTGGCACAAAGACAAAGTGCAGAGTGAGGATGGCAAGAAGCAACAAGCCAAAGTCATGGACCTTCTCCCCATCGCTCACCAGCTGGGCTGCACCGTGGCGCAGCTTGCTATTG CGTGGTGTCTCCGCAGTGAGGGTGTCAGCTCGGTCTTGCTGGGGGTGTCCAGTGCAGAGCAGCTGATTGAACACCTGGGCGCCCTGCAG GTGCTGAGTCAGCTGACCCCGCAGACGGTGATGGAGATAGAAGGGCTCCTGGGCCACAAACCTCATCTCAAGAAATAG
- the KCNAB3 gene encoding voltage-gated potassium channel subunit beta-3 isoform X5 has translation MQMRGRCLHVDKLGPQPTRLGVYRVPLRFGLRWHLSSAPPPPSLSSYPPRIALDLYPRPFPPLLPVPVPPNPNRSTRGAPPRFSSPPQTPRPPAARPREPDPAWLLPPQPPQPSRSSRARATTPPGVSPRAYRFPPPPAPSEPPPSPWPAGMQVSIACTEQNLRSRSSEDRLCGPRPGPGGGNGGPVGGGHGNPTGGGGSGPKARAAVVPRPPASAGVLRESTGRGTGMKYRNLGKSGLRVSCLGLGTWVTFGSQISDETAEDVLTVAYEHGVNLFDTTEVYAAGKAERTLGNILKSKGWRRSSYVITTKIFGGGQAETERGLSRKHIIEGLRGSLERLQLGYVDIIFANRSDPNSPMEGSPSPMCLEIVRAMTYVINQGLALYWGTSRWGAAEIMEAYSMARQFNLIPPVCEQAEHHLFQREKVEMQLPELYHKIGVGSVTWSPLACGLITSKYDGRVPDTCRVNIKGYQWHKDKVQSEDGKKQQAKVMDLLPIAHQLGCTVAQLAIAWCLRSEGVSSVLLGVSSAEQLIEHLGALQVLSQLTPQTVMEIEGLLGHKPHLKK, from the exons ATGCAGATGAGGGGGCGGTGTCTGCATGTTGATAAGCTGGGCCCGCAGCCGACGCGGCTGGGAGTCTATCGGGTCCCGCTGCGGTTCGGGCTGAGGTGGCATCTCtcttccgcccccccccccccgtccctaAGTTCCTACCCTCCGAGAATAGCCCTCGACCTTTACCCTCGTccatttccccctctcctccctgtgcCAGTACCCCCGAATCCTAATCGCTCCACTCGTGGCGCCCCCCCGCGTTTCTCCTCTCCGCCGCAAACCCCGCGACCTCCAGCAGCCCGCCCCCGCGAGCCGGATCCTGCCTGGCTGCTCCCGCCGCAACCTCCTCAGCCTTCCCGCTCTTCTAGGGCTCGCGCCACTACACCCCCGGGTGTCTCCCCTCGGGCTTACCGgttccctcctcctcccgcccCCTCGGAGCCCCCTCCCTCGCCTTGGCCAGCCGGCATGCAGGTGTCTATCGCATGTACCGAGCAGAACCTTCGCAGCCGGAGCAGTGAGGACCGTCTGTGTGGACCCCGGCCGGGCCCCGGGGGCGGTAATGGCGGGCCGGTCGGCGGGGGGCATGGGAATCCTACGGGGGGAGGAGGGTCGGGCCCCAAGGCCCGGGCCGCAGTGGTCCCCCGACCCCCAGCGTCCGCTGGGGTCCTCCGAGAGAGCACCGGCCGAGGCACTGGCATGAAATACAG GAACCTAGGAAAGTCTGGTCTTCGGGTATCCTGCCTTGGCCTAG GTACCTGGGTCACATTTGGTTCTCAGATCTCAGACGAG ACAGCAGAGGATGTGCTGACAGTAGCCTATGAGCATGGCGTAAACCTGTTTGACACCACCGAAGTGTATGCAGCGGGAAA GGCTGAAAGAACCCTAGGCAACATCCTCAAGAGCAAAGGTTGGAG gaGATCAAGCTATGTCATCACCACCAAGATTTTTGGGGGAGGACA GGCAGAAACTGAGCGAGGCTTGAGCCGCAAACACATCATTGAGG GCTTGCGAGGATCCCTGGAACGCCTCCAGCTGGGATATGTGGACATCATCTTCGCCAATCGCTCAGACCCCAACAGTCCCATGGAGG GCTCTCCCTCTCCTATGTGCCTAGAGATTGTGCGAGCCATGACCTATGTCATCAACCAGGGCCTGGCCCTATACTGGGGGACATCCCGATGGGGGGCTGCAGAAATCATG GAGGCCTACTCCATGGCCAGACAGTtcaacctgattcctccagtgtGTGAACAAGCTGAGCACCATCTGTTTCAGAGAGAGAAGGTGGAGATGCAGCTGCCAGAGCTCTACCACAAGATTG GTGTTGGCTCAGTCACCTGGTCCCCTCTTGCCTGTGGCCTCATCACTAGCAAGTATGATGGGCGAGTCCCAGATACCTGCAGGGTCAACATCAAG GGCTACCAGTGGCACAAAGACAAAGTGCAGAGTGAGGATGGCAAGAAGCAACAAGCCAAAGTCATGGACCTTCTCCCCATCGCTCACCAGCTGGGCTGCACCGTGGCGCAGCTTGCTATTG CGTGGTGTCTCCGCAGTGAGGGTGTCAGCTCGGTCTTGCTGGGGGTGTCCAGTGCAGAGCAGCTGATTGAACACCTGGGCGCCCTGCAG GTGCTGAGTCAGCTGACCCCGCAGACGGTGATGGAGATAGAAGGGCTCCTGGGCCACAAACCTCATCTCAAGAAATAG
- the KCNAB3 gene encoding voltage-gated potassium channel subunit beta-3 isoform X3, translating into MQMRGRCLHVDKLGPQPTRLGVYRVPLRFGLRWHLSSAPPPPSLSSYPPRIALDLYPRPFPPLLPVPVPPNPNRSTRGAPPRFSSPPQTPRPPAARPREPDPAWLLPPQPPQPSRSSRARATTPPGVSPRAYRFPPPPAPSEPPPSPWPAGMQVSIACTEQNLRSRSSEDRLCGPRPGPGGGNGGPVGGGHGNPTGGGGSGPKARAAVVPRPPASAGVLRESTGRGTGMKYRNLGKSGLRVSCLGLGTWVTFGSQISDETAEDVLTVAYEHGVNLFDTTEVYAAGKAERTLGNILKSKGWRRSSYVITTKIFGGGQAETERGLSRKHIIEGLRGSLERLQLGYVDIIFANRSDPNSPMEEIVRAMTYVINQGLALYWGTSRWGAAEIMEAYSMARQFNLIPPVCEQAEHHLFQREKVEMQLPELYHKIGVGSVTWSPLACGLITSKYDGRVPDTCRVNIKGYQWHKDKVQSEDGKKQQAKVMDLLPIAHQLGCTVAQLAIGETLPALDPAEALSPPEMLPNRRLVCLWGGPSSSETPLKSACSLFPTSSFLFPSLAQRGVSAVRVSARSCWGCPVQSS; encoded by the exons ATGCAGATGAGGGGGCGGTGTCTGCATGTTGATAAGCTGGGCCCGCAGCCGACGCGGCTGGGAGTCTATCGGGTCCCGCTGCGGTTCGGGCTGAGGTGGCATCTCtcttccgcccccccccccccgtccctaAGTTCCTACCCTCCGAGAATAGCCCTCGACCTTTACCCTCGTccatttccccctctcctccctgtgcCAGTACCCCCGAATCCTAATCGCTCCACTCGTGGCGCCCCCCCGCGTTTCTCCTCTCCGCCGCAAACCCCGCGACCTCCAGCAGCCCGCCCCCGCGAGCCGGATCCTGCCTGGCTGCTCCCGCCGCAACCTCCTCAGCCTTCCCGCTCTTCTAGGGCTCGCGCCACTACACCCCCGGGTGTCTCCCCTCGGGCTTACCGgttccctcctcctcccgcccCCTCGGAGCCCCCTCCCTCGCCTTGGCCAGCCGGCATGCAGGTGTCTATCGCATGTACCGAGCAGAACCTTCGCAGCCGGAGCAGTGAGGACCGTCTGTGTGGACCCCGGCCGGGCCCCGGGGGCGGTAATGGCGGGCCGGTCGGCGGGGGGCATGGGAATCCTACGGGGGGAGGAGGGTCGGGCCCCAAGGCCCGGGCCGCAGTGGTCCCCCGACCCCCAGCGTCCGCTGGGGTCCTCCGAGAGAGCACCGGCCGAGGCACTGGCATGAAATACAG GAACCTAGGAAAGTCTGGTCTTCGGGTATCCTGCCTTGGCCTAG GTACCTGGGTCACATTTGGTTCTCAGATCTCAGACGAG ACAGCAGAGGATGTGCTGACAGTAGCCTATGAGCATGGCGTAAACCTGTTTGACACCACCGAAGTGTATGCAGCGGGAAA GGCTGAAAGAACCCTAGGCAACATCCTCAAGAGCAAAGGTTGGAG gaGATCAAGCTATGTCATCACCACCAAGATTTTTGGGGGAGGACA GGCAGAAACTGAGCGAGGCTTGAGCCGCAAACACATCATTGAGG GCTTGCGAGGATCCCTGGAACGCCTCCAGCTGGGATATGTGGACATCATCTTCGCCAATCGCTCAGACCCCAACAGTCCCATGGAGG AGATTGTGCGAGCCATGACCTATGTCATCAACCAGGGCCTGGCCCTATACTGGGGGACATCCCGATGGGGGGCTGCAGAAATCATG GAGGCCTACTCCATGGCCAGACAGTtcaacctgattcctccagtgtGTGAACAAGCTGAGCACCATCTGTTTCAGAGAGAGAAGGTGGAGATGCAGCTGCCAGAGCTCTACCACAAGATTG GTGTTGGCTCAGTCACCTGGTCCCCTCTTGCCTGTGGCCTCATCACTAGCAAGTATGATGGGCGAGTCCCAGATACCTGCAGGGTCAACATCAAG GGCTACCAGTGGCACAAAGACAAAGTGCAGAGTGAGGATGGCAAGAAGCAACAAGCCAAAGTCATGGACCTTCTCCCCATCGCTCACCAGCTGGGCTGCACCGTGGCGCAGCTTGCTATTGGTGAGACACTGCCAGCCCTGGACCCTGCAGAGGCCTTGTCTCCTCCTGAGATGCTACCAAACCGCAGACTGGTTTGTCTCTGGGGAGGACCCTCTTCCTCGGAGACACCTCTGAAGTCTGCGTGCTCACTCTTTCCGAccagttcttttttatttccttctctggcCCAGCGTGGTGTCTCCGCAGTGAGGGTGTCAGCTCGGTCTTGCTGGGGGTGTCCAGTGCAGAGCAGCTGA
- the KCNAB3 gene encoding voltage-gated potassium channel subunit beta-3 isoform X1 — translation MQMRGRCLHVDKLGPQPTRLGVYRVPLRFGLRWHLSSAPPPPSLSSYPPRIALDLYPRPFPPLLPVPVPPNPNRSTRGAPPRFSSPPQTPRPPAARPREPDPAWLLPPQPPQPSRSSRARATTPPGVSPRAYRFPPPPAPSEPPPSPWPAGMQVSIACTEQNLRSRSSEDRLCGPRPGPGGGNGGPVGGGHGNPTGGGGSGPKARAAVVPRPPASAGVLRESTGRGTGMKYRNLGKSGLRVSCLGLGTWVTFGSQISDETAEDVLTVAYEHGVNLFDTTEVYAAGKAERTLGNILKSKGWRRSSYVITTKIFGGGQAETERGLSRKHIIEGLRGSLERLQLGYVDIIFANRSDPNSPMEEIVRAMTYVINQGLALYWGTSRWGAAEIMVSVPPTSPSYNLFPLFTWPLQTPLYWRGGSGRKWKECSDPHLFPTPTQEAYSMARQFNLIPPVCEQAEHHLFQREKVEMQLPELYHKIGVGSVTWSPLACGLITSKYDGRVPDTCRVNIKGYQWHKDKVQSEDGKKQQAKVMDLLPIAHQLGCTVAQLAIGETLPALDPAEALSPPEMLPNRRLVCLWGGPSSSETPLKSACSLFPTSSFLFPSLAQRGVSAVRVSARSCWGCPVQSS, via the exons ATGCAGATGAGGGGGCGGTGTCTGCATGTTGATAAGCTGGGCCCGCAGCCGACGCGGCTGGGAGTCTATCGGGTCCCGCTGCGGTTCGGGCTGAGGTGGCATCTCtcttccgcccccccccccccgtccctaAGTTCCTACCCTCCGAGAATAGCCCTCGACCTTTACCCTCGTccatttccccctctcctccctgtgcCAGTACCCCCGAATCCTAATCGCTCCACTCGTGGCGCCCCCCCGCGTTTCTCCTCTCCGCCGCAAACCCCGCGACCTCCAGCAGCCCGCCCCCGCGAGCCGGATCCTGCCTGGCTGCTCCCGCCGCAACCTCCTCAGCCTTCCCGCTCTTCTAGGGCTCGCGCCACTACACCCCCGGGTGTCTCCCCTCGGGCTTACCGgttccctcctcctcccgcccCCTCGGAGCCCCCTCCCTCGCCTTGGCCAGCCGGCATGCAGGTGTCTATCGCATGTACCGAGCAGAACCTTCGCAGCCGGAGCAGTGAGGACCGTCTGTGTGGACCCCGGCCGGGCCCCGGGGGCGGTAATGGCGGGCCGGTCGGCGGGGGGCATGGGAATCCTACGGGGGGAGGAGGGTCGGGCCCCAAGGCCCGGGCCGCAGTGGTCCCCCGACCCCCAGCGTCCGCTGGGGTCCTCCGAGAGAGCACCGGCCGAGGCACTGGCATGAAATACAG GAACCTAGGAAAGTCTGGTCTTCGGGTATCCTGCCTTGGCCTAG GTACCTGGGTCACATTTGGTTCTCAGATCTCAGACGAG ACAGCAGAGGATGTGCTGACAGTAGCCTATGAGCATGGCGTAAACCTGTTTGACACCACCGAAGTGTATGCAGCGGGAAA GGCTGAAAGAACCCTAGGCAACATCCTCAAGAGCAAAGGTTGGAG gaGATCAAGCTATGTCATCACCACCAAGATTTTTGGGGGAGGACA GGCAGAAACTGAGCGAGGCTTGAGCCGCAAACACATCATTGAGG GCTTGCGAGGATCCCTGGAACGCCTCCAGCTGGGATATGTGGACATCATCTTCGCCAATCGCTCAGACCCCAACAGTCCCATGGAGG AGATTGTGCGAGCCATGACCTATGTCATCAACCAGGGCCTGGCCCTATACTGGGGGACATCCCGATGGGGGGCTGCAGAAATCATGGTGAGTGTGCCACCCACCTCGCCGTCCTACAACTTGTTCCCACTTTTCACATGGCCACTCCAAACCCCACTCTACTGGAGGGGGGGGAgtggaagaaaatggaaggagTGCTCTGACCCCCATCTTTTCCCCACCCCAACTCAGGAGGCCTACTCCATGGCCAGACAGTtcaacctgattcctccagtgtGTGAACAAGCTGAGCACCATCTGTTTCAGAGAGAGAAGGTGGAGATGCAGCTGCCAGAGCTCTACCACAAGATTG GTGTTGGCTCAGTCACCTGGTCCCCTCTTGCCTGTGGCCTCATCACTAGCAAGTATGATGGGCGAGTCCCAGATACCTGCAGGGTCAACATCAAG GGCTACCAGTGGCACAAAGACAAAGTGCAGAGTGAGGATGGCAAGAAGCAACAAGCCAAAGTCATGGACCTTCTCCCCATCGCTCACCAGCTGGGCTGCACCGTGGCGCAGCTTGCTATTGGTGAGACACTGCCAGCCCTGGACCCTGCAGAGGCCTTGTCTCCTCCTGAGATGCTACCAAACCGCAGACTGGTTTGTCTCTGGGGAGGACCCTCTTCCTCGGAGACACCTCTGAAGTCTGCGTGCTCACTCTTTCCGAccagttcttttttatttccttctctggcCCAGCGTGGTGTCTCCGCAGTGAGGGTGTCAGCTCGGTCTTGCTGGGGGTGTCCAGTGCAGAGCAGCTGA